The following coding sequences are from one Nilaparvata lugens isolate BPH chromosome 4, ASM1435652v1, whole genome shotgun sequence window:
- the LOC120351090 gene encoding peptidyl-prolyl cis-trans isomerase G-like produces MSLVEPQKKSPKRQKKLLKRQRTTKKLPKRQKKSLKCQRTTKKLPRRQKKSLKKQKTTKKSPKRLMKLLKRQKTTEKVTQETKKETTEKSPKRRKKSLKRQKKSLKRQRTTKKSPKGRKKSLKRQRTTKKLPKTEKVAQETENHRKSGPRDRKSRSRDRERQKSRLKDRKTCSRYREHQKSRSRVRKSRSRELRKSRRRDGKSRSRVRERQKSCLRDRKSCSRDRELRKSRPKDRKSCSRDRERQKSRSRDRKSCSRDRKSRSSVRERQKSCLRQKKLLKRQKTTEKVGQETEKVAQETENHRKSYPRDKKSRSRDRERQKSRLKDRKTCSIYRERQKSRPKDRKSCPRDRKPQRSRPSDGKSRSRDRKSRSRDRELRKSRPRDGKSRSRDRERQKSCLRQKKLLKRQKTTEKVGQETEKVARETENDKKVV; encoded by the exons ACAGAGAACGACAAAAAAGTTGCCTAAGAGACAGAAAAAGTCGCTCAAGTGTCAGAGAACGACAAAAAAGTTGCCTAGGAGACAGAAGAAGTCGCTCAAGAAACAGAAAACCACAAAAAAGTCGCCCAAAAGACTGATGAAGTTGCTCAAGAGACAGAAAACCACAGAAAAAGTTACCCAAGAGACAAAAAAA GAAACCACAGAGAAGTCGCCCAAGCGACGGAAAAAGTCGCTCAAGAGACAGAAAAAGTCGCTCAAGAGACAGAGAACTACGAAAAAGTCGCCCAAGGGACGGAAAAAGTCGCTCAAGAGACAGAGAACGACAAAAAAGTTGCCTAAGacagaaaaagttgctcaaGAGACAGAAAACCACAGAAAAAGTGGGCCAAGAGACAGAAAAAGTCGCTCGAGAGACAGAGAACGACAAAAAAGTCGTCTAAAAGACAGAAAAACTTGCTCAAGATACAGAGAACATCAAAAAAGTCGCTCAAGAGTCAGAAAAAGTCGCTCAAGAGAACTACGAAAAAGTCGCCGAAGAGACGGAAAAAGTCGCTCGAGAGTCAGAGAACGACAAAAAAGTTGCCTAAGAGacagaaaaagttgctcaaGAGACAGAGAACTACGAAAAAGTCGCCCAAAAGacagaaaaagttgctcaaGAGACAGAGAACGACAAAAAAGTCGCTCAAGAGacagaaaaagttgctcaaGAGACAGAAAAAGTCGCTCAAGTGTCAGAGAACGACAAAAAAGTTGCCTAAGacagaaaaagttgctcaaGAGACAGAAAACCACAGAAAAAGTGGGCCAAGAGacagaaaaagttgctcaaGAGACAGAAAACCACAGAAAAAGTTACCCAAGAGACAAAAAAAGTCGCTCGAGAGACAGAGAACGACAAAAAAGTCGTCTAAAAGACAGAAAAACTTGCTCAATATACAGAGAACGACAAAAAAGTCGCCCAAAAGATAGAAAAAGTTGCCCAAGAGACAGGAAACCACAGAGAAGTCGCCCAAGCGACGGAAAAAGTCGCTCAAGAGACAGAAAAAGTCGCTCAAGAGACAGAGAACTACGAAAAAGTCGCCCAAGGGACGGAAAAAGTCGCTCAAGAGACAGAGAACGACAAAAAAGTTGCCTAAGacagaaaaagttgctcaaGAGACAGAAAACCACAGAAAAAGTGGGCCAAGAGACAGAAAAAGTCGCTCGAGAGACAGAGAACGACAAAAAAGTCGTCTAA